Proteins from one Paenibacillus amylolyticus genomic window:
- a CDS encoding glycerophosphodiester phosphodiesterase family protein, translated as MNNLCVAHRGFSSIAPENTMAAFLMAMERPEVQWMELDVQLSRDGVPVIIHDFTVDRTTNGKGLVRETDWADLQRLDAGAWKNKSYKGERIPALSELLDRSCGRVRLNIELKTQGDMYPGLPAAVIHEVRKRHMQNDVVITSFEPAALIEVKKLAPEFQTGLIIDARPGDLLNALRQMNCTFLSIGYTNVDKSLMNEMRSAGIRVMAWTVDDKTIMKKLAAVDPELMLCTNRPDVWELAFQETSSRFFRP; from the coding sequence ATGAACAACCTATGTGTAGCGCACCGTGGATTTTCTTCTATTGCACCAGAGAATACGATGGCTGCATTCCTGATGGCCATGGAACGGCCTGAAGTTCAGTGGATGGAGCTGGATGTGCAGTTATCGCGTGATGGTGTGCCAGTGATCATTCATGATTTTACAGTGGATCGTACGACGAACGGCAAGGGGCTGGTTCGGGAAACCGATTGGGCTGATCTGCAGCGTCTGGATGCCGGAGCATGGAAGAACAAGTCTTACAAAGGTGAGCGGATTCCGGCGCTTAGTGAATTATTAGACCGTTCGTGCGGCAGAGTGCGTTTGAACATCGAATTGAAAACGCAGGGGGATATGTATCCGGGTCTGCCTGCGGCGGTCATACATGAAGTGAGAAAAAGACATATGCAAAATGATGTGGTGATCACCTCATTTGAACCAGCCGCTCTGATCGAAGTGAAGAAACTTGCACCGGAGTTCCAGACAGGGCTGATTATCGATGCACGACCAGGGGATCTGTTAAATGCCCTGCGGCAGATGAATTGTACTTTCCTCTCCATTGGATACACCAATGTGGACAAATCCTTAATGAACGAGATGCGGAGTGCGGGTATTCGGGTGATGGCTTGGACAGTGGATGACAAGACCATTATGAAGAAACTCGCGGCAGTTGATCCCGAACTCATGTTATGTACGAATCGTCCTGACGTATGGGAGCTGGCGTTCCAGGAGACGAGTAGCCGATTCTTTAGACCTTAA